The Epinephelus lanceolatus isolate andai-2023 chromosome 8, ASM4190304v1, whole genome shotgun sequence genome includes a window with the following:
- the tmem269 gene encoding transmembrane protein 269 isoform X1 — translation MILLTPSSGLFQCTNKLVLSDEATGLQIKEFARKNAANALSVANMVMGMASILSGLNGHHHAACWLVLIGYLLDLADGAVARRLDACSALGAKLDDFADFTTFGIATSLLLRTSDLLDNILCVCYVLSVFVRLCFFSSGIPFMYRGLPCIYSSAILASASLLSGGNLAMLRVIAVAMILFMISQNFYPHDRVLESQAWKKVVYAGGVIMVFCSSFPPACVYYLLWSVSYILFPTSLWSSKV, via the exons ATGATCCTCCTGACTCCCTCCTCTG GTCTCTTCCAGTGTACCAACAAGCTCGTTCTGAGTGATGAAGCCACGGGACTCCAGATCAAAGAGTTTGCACGTAAAAATGCAGCTAATGCTCTGTCAGTCGCCAACATGGTCATGGGCATGGCCTCCATTCTCAGCGGTCTAAACGG GCACCATCATGCTGCATGTTGGCTGGTTCTGATTGGCTACCTGCTGGATTTGGCAGACGGAGCAGTTGCCAGGCGACTCGATGCCTGCTCTGCACTGG GTGCGAAGCTTGATGATTTCGCTGACTTCACAACATTCGGGATCGCCACGTCGTTGCTCCTAAGGACATCTGACCTGCTGGACAACATCCTGTGCGTGTGTTATGTCCTGTCCGTGTTTGTCCGCCTCTGTTTCTTCTCAAGCG GGATTCCATTCATGTACCGCGGCCTGCCCTGCATCTACTCCTCAGCCATCCTGGCCAGTGCCTCTCTGCTGTCAGGGGGAAACCTGGCAATGCTGCGGGTCATTGCAGTGGCCATGATCCTCTTTATGATCAGCCAGAACTTCTATCCCCATGACAGAGTGCTGGAGTCCCAGGCCTGGAAGAAAGTAGTCTATGCTGGAG GGGTCATCATGGTGTTCTGCTCTTCCTTCCCCCCTGCATGCGTGTACTACCTGCTGTGGTCAGTCTCCTACATTTTATTCCCAACATCCCTTTGGAGCAGTAAAGTGTAA
- the tmem269 gene encoding transmembrane protein 269 isoform X2 — protein MVMGMASILSGLNGHHHAACWLVLIGYLLDLADGAVARRLDACSALGAKLDDFADFTTFGIATSLLLRTSDLLDNILCVCYVLSVFVRLCFFSSGIPFMYRGLPCIYSSAILASASLLSGGNLAMLRVIAVAMILFMISQNFYPHDRVLESQAWKKVVYAGGVIMVFCSSFPPACVYYLLWSVSYILFPTSLWSSKV, from the exons ATGGTCATGGGCATGGCCTCCATTCTCAGCGGTCTAAACGG GCACCATCATGCTGCATGTTGGCTGGTTCTGATTGGCTACCTGCTGGATTTGGCAGACGGAGCAGTTGCCAGGCGACTCGATGCCTGCTCTGCACTGG GTGCGAAGCTTGATGATTTCGCTGACTTCACAACATTCGGGATCGCCACGTCGTTGCTCCTAAGGACATCTGACCTGCTGGACAACATCCTGTGCGTGTGTTATGTCCTGTCCGTGTTTGTCCGCCTCTGTTTCTTCTCAAGCG GGATTCCATTCATGTACCGCGGCCTGCCCTGCATCTACTCCTCAGCCATCCTGGCCAGTGCCTCTCTGCTGTCAGGGGGAAACCTGGCAATGCTGCGGGTCATTGCAGTGGCCATGATCCTCTTTATGATCAGCCAGAACTTCTATCCCCATGACAGAGTGCTGGAGTCCCAGGCCTGGAAGAAAGTAGTCTATGCTGGAG GGGTCATCATGGTGTTCTGCTCTTCCTTCCCCCCTGCATGCGTGTACTACCTGCTGTGGTCAGTCTCCTACATTTTATTCCCAACATCCCTTTGGAGCAGTAAAGTGTAA